One part of the Salvelinus fontinalis isolate EN_2023a chromosome 4, ASM2944872v1, whole genome shotgun sequence genome encodes these proteins:
- the LOC129853760 gene encoding transcriptional and immune response regulator-like, with protein MTSYIVSSDSRRVSPSVHGNKFDTAYRKKAVPNIFENVNQDAVMRLFEKTGDKKAEERVRSIFSFTQDPAETAKALMALKQRKKDKFFQIVGLVRNMLKLR; from the coding sequence ATGACTAGCTACATTGTATCCTCCGACTCTCGCCGTGTCAGCCCATCGGTCCACGGGAACAAATTCGACACTGCCTACCGCAAGAAGGCCGTGCCCAACATATTCGAGAACGTCAACCAGGACGCGGTGATGAGGCTGTTCGAGAAAACCGGGGACAAGAAAgcggaggagagggtgaggagcaTCTTCTCCTTCACGCAGGACCCAGCGGAGACGGCCAAAGCTCTGATGGCGCTCAAGCAGCGAAAGAAGGACAAGTTCTTCCAGATCGTGGGCCTGGTTCGCAACATGCTGAAACTGCGTTGA